The Nitrosospira lacus genome window below encodes:
- the gspE gene encoding type II secretion system ATPase GspE, which produces MTFSDRVPYAFVKTSGVVVTSIDNGLAEVAVRSGAKISALAELRRVLGVPLHARRIATVEFDELVSTLYNGTAAGTAALTGDLAQDIDLSRLLQELPKVEDLLESQDDAPVIRLINALFTQALRQTASDIHIEPYETRSVVRLRIDGTLRDLIEPARALHAALVSRIKIMAHLDIAEKRLPQDGRITLRMAGRPVDVRVSTIPTVHGERVVLRLLDKQAGRLDLPRLGMDDATLAHMDRLIREPHGIILVTGPTGSGKTTTLYAALSRLDSTALNIMTVEDPIEYDLDGISQTQINTRIEMSFARALRTILRQDPDVIMIGEIRDLETAQIAVQASLTGHLVFATLHTNDAVSAVTRLVDMGVEPFLLASSLIGVGAQRLVRRICLECREPFAGDAAQLRSLGFDSATHVSYKAHGCAACNHSGYRGRTGIYELLTVDNDLRRRIHDRAPEQDLRQYVISRGMRSLRDDGMRLVAQGVTSLEEVVRVTRE; this is translated from the coding sequence ATGACTTTCTCAGACAGGGTCCCCTATGCGTTTGTCAAGACCAGCGGCGTCGTCGTGACCTCCATCGACAATGGTCTGGCAGAGGTCGCCGTCCGTAGCGGCGCAAAAATCAGCGCATTGGCGGAATTGCGCCGTGTGCTTGGCGTACCCCTGCATGCGCGCCGTATCGCCACCGTCGAGTTTGATGAGCTTGTCTCCACACTTTATAATGGTACGGCCGCTGGTACCGCCGCGCTTACCGGTGATCTCGCCCAGGACATAGACCTCTCCAGATTGCTTCAAGAATTGCCAAAAGTCGAAGACCTGCTCGAAAGCCAGGATGATGCGCCGGTTATCCGTCTCATTAATGCGCTGTTTACGCAGGCGCTACGCCAAACCGCCTCGGATATTCACATTGAACCCTATGAAACCCGCTCGGTGGTGCGGCTGCGCATCGACGGCACGCTGCGTGACCTGATCGAACCGGCGCGCGCGCTGCATGCTGCCCTTGTCTCGCGCATCAAGATCATGGCGCACCTTGACATAGCGGAGAAGCGCCTGCCGCAAGACGGACGGATCACATTACGGATGGCGGGCAGACCGGTTGACGTACGCGTATCCACGATTCCCACCGTCCACGGCGAACGGGTGGTGCTGCGATTGCTCGATAAGCAGGCCGGACGGCTCGACCTGCCGCGGCTCGGCATGGATGATGCCACACTGGCGCATATGGACAGGCTTATCCGGGAGCCCCACGGCATTATCCTGGTGACCGGCCCCACCGGCTCAGGCAAGACGACCACGCTTTATGCCGCGCTCTCGCGGCTTGACTCGACCGCACTCAACATCATGACGGTTGAAGATCCCATCGAGTACGATCTTGACGGCATCAGCCAGACGCAGATCAATACCCGCATCGAAATGAGTTTTGCGCGGGCTTTACGCACCATTTTGCGCCAGGACCCCGACGTCATCATGATCGGGGAAATCCGGGATCTCGAAACCGCGCAGATCGCCGTGCAGGCCAGCCTTACCGGTCATCTGGTATTCGCTACCCTGCACACCAACGATGCGGTGAGCGCGGTCACCCGGCTCGTGGATATGGGGGTTGAACCATTCTTGCTGGCATCAAGCCTGATCGGGGTGGGCGCCCAGCGCCTGGTGAGACGGATTTGCCTGGAGTGCCGCGAACCCTTTGCCGGCGATGCGGCACAGCTGCGATCCCTCGGATTCGATTCGGCAACCCACGTTTCTTATAAGGCGCACGGGTGCGCCGCCTGCAATCACTCCGGGTATCGGGGACGCACGGGCATTTACGAATTGCTGACGGTTGACAACGACCTGCGCCGACGCATCCATGATCGCGCGCCCGAGCAAGACCTGCGCCAGTACGTGATTTCCCGGGGCATGCGGTCATTGCGGGATGACGGCATGCGCCTGGTTGCACAAGGCGTGACCAGCCTGGAAGAGGTCGTGCGCGTAACGCGCGAATAG
- the gspD gene encoding type II secretion system secretin GspD — protein MRTNKFAASGEPDVVTLNFVNAEIEGVVKAVSEITRKNFMLDPRVKGTINIVSAKPMPRSLVYDVFLSALRLHGYAAVEDYGVIKIVPESDAKLYQSPTIGPNDKRPAAGDRIQTQVFTLEYESALQLVPILRPLIAPNNSITANQNGNTLIITDYAGNLQRLEKIIQAIDQPSGTDPISIPLQYASAIDVAQTVNRLFAEAVPTQVSPESGGSTIQRFMVVADARSNSLLARSGDPAALHRLRQLVTVLDLPTSAGGNMHVVFLKNADAVKLAETLRAIYHNIIPPTSSSGMAQTTGGAFGTSSLGTAPMPASGLAAGGSTAASALTPAPMQTQSVGSSTIAGIIQADAATNSIIITAPDAIYNNLRAVLEKLDVRRVQVYFEALIAEITADRAAEFGIQWQNLSNAALGGTQVFGGTSFNTGSGGSILSIAQNPVTNAGAGLSIGIMKGLVTAIPGVGPLINLHTLIRALETDVNANILSTPTLLTLNNEEARIVIGQNVPIPTGQFIPPVGGAVSSPFQTVTRQDVGLSLKIKPLISEGNTIRVQIFQEVSSVVPGTINSTNGLITNKRSIESTVLVDDGQIIVLGGLMQDTVTDGVERIPLVGQIPWVGQLFSYNKRSRNKTNLMVFLRPTLIRDGEAADPLSGAQYDRILGEQRKAKPRYNLVLPDMESPSLPPREPRVPVIVESPSLSSREPQVPVIVESPSLSPREPQVPAIPGQVDIPDGTGPKR, from the coding sequence TTGCGCACTAACAAGTTTGCGGCTTCCGGCGAGCCGGATGTTGTCACCCTCAACTTCGTCAACGCAGAGATTGAGGGCGTGGTGAAAGCAGTGAGCGAGATAACCCGGAAGAACTTCATGCTTGATCCGCGCGTCAAGGGCACGATCAATATCGTTTCGGCGAAGCCAATGCCCAGATCGCTGGTATATGATGTGTTTCTGTCGGCATTGCGGCTGCATGGTTATGCGGCAGTCGAGGATTATGGCGTCATCAAAATTGTTCCTGAGAGCGATGCCAAACTTTATCAGAGCCCTACCATTGGTCCGAACGACAAGCGCCCCGCCGCCGGCGACCGGATCCAGACGCAAGTATTCACGCTGGAATACGAATCGGCGCTGCAACTCGTTCCGATATTGCGTCCACTCATTGCCCCCAACAACAGTATTACCGCCAACCAGAATGGTAATACGCTGATTATTACCGATTACGCAGGCAACCTTCAGCGCCTGGAAAAAATCATTCAAGCCATCGATCAACCCAGCGGAACCGATCCGATTTCCATACCACTTCAGTATGCTTCGGCGATTGATGTCGCGCAAACAGTCAATCGTCTGTTTGCGGAAGCAGTGCCAACTCAGGTTTCACCAGAGTCCGGAGGCAGTACAATCCAACGCTTTATGGTGGTCGCGGACGCCCGGTCGAATAGTCTGCTGGCTCGCTCGGGAGATCCGGCGGCACTTCACCGCCTGCGTCAATTGGTGACAGTTCTTGATCTCCCCACCAGCGCCGGGGGCAATATGCATGTGGTTTTTCTGAAAAATGCCGATGCGGTGAAACTTGCCGAAACCCTGCGGGCGATTTATCACAACATCATTCCGCCGACTTCATCATCGGGGATGGCCCAAACAACCGGCGGGGCTTTTGGAACCTCGTCCCTTGGTACGGCCCCTATGCCTGCTTCCGGTCTTGCTGCGGGTGGCTCTACCGCAGCGTCCGCGCTCACACCGGCCCCGATGCAGACGCAATCTGTTGGCTCTTCCACCATAGCGGGTATTATCCAAGCGGATGCAGCCACCAATTCGATCATTATCACCGCACCTGATGCGATCTATAACAATTTGCGCGCGGTGCTGGAGAAGCTCGACGTGCGCCGTGTGCAAGTATATTTTGAGGCGCTGATTGCAGAGATTACCGCCGACAGAGCCGCTGAATTCGGAATTCAATGGCAGAATTTGAGCAATGCTGCCTTGGGTGGCACTCAGGTCTTTGGCGGCACCAGTTTCAATACAGGTAGCGGCGGCAGTATTCTCTCCATTGCACAGAATCCTGTTACAAATGCTGGAGCCGGTTTGAGTATCGGTATTATGAAAGGTCTTGTCACCGCCATTCCCGGGGTCGGACCCCTTATCAATCTTCATACCCTCATCCGCGCCCTGGAAACAGATGTCAATGCCAACATCTTATCCACCCCGACGCTGCTGACCCTGAATAACGAAGAAGCCCGAATCGTCATTGGCCAGAATGTTCCGATTCCCACCGGTCAATTCATTCCGCCGGTGGGTGGCGCCGTATCATCACCGTTTCAGACCGTTACACGACAGGATGTTGGATTATCGTTAAAGATCAAACCACTGATCTCCGAAGGTAATACCATCCGTGTGCAGATTTTTCAGGAAGTATCCAGTGTGGTTCCGGGTACCATCAATTCAACCAATGGTTTGATCACCAACAAGCGCTCAATCGAATCAACAGTGCTAGTGGACGACGGGCAGATCATTGTGCTTGGGGGCTTGATGCAAGATACGGTCACCGACGGGGTCGAAAGAATTCCGCTGGTGGGACAGATTCCGTGGGTTGGCCAACTATTCAGCTACAACAAGCGATCACGCAACAAAACAAATCTGATGGTGTTCCTGCGGCCAACGCTGATACGCGATGGTGAGGCTGCCGATCCACTTTCCGGCGCGCAATATGATCGAATCCTGGGGGAGCAGAGAAAAGCAAAACCTCGATATAATCTCGTGCTGCCTGACATGGAATCGCCCAGTCTGCCGCCGCGTGAACCGCGGGTTCCGGTGATAGTGGAATCGCCCAGTCTGTCGTCGCGTGAACCGCAGGTTCCGGTGATAGTGGAATCTCCTAGTCTGTCGCCGCGTGAACCGCAGGTCCCTGCGATACCTGGTCAGGTTGATATCCCCGATGGAACAGGACCCAAACGATAA
- a CDS encoding type II secretion system protein N codes for MRGLPIDRLSFTQTAIVSSAMLAALAMLGWVLAYWIGAWFAAPPVLITREPVEAGGNVAAASDLFGIAQREHHIAAPAGIAIKLLGVVAASPGRQGYAIMQLDSKEMLAVLEGEDIAPGVRLAEVHPNHIILERNGLRETLVWPGKNSSTDSPMSSETRSPAESFTPQINE; via the coding sequence ATGCGGGGACTTCCCATTGATCGCTTAAGCTTCACGCAGACAGCCATTGTCTCTTCGGCAATGCTTGCCGCATTGGCAATGCTTGGCTGGGTGCTCGCATACTGGATCGGGGCATGGTTCGCCGCCCCCCCTGTCTTGATTACTCGGGAACCTGTCGAAGCGGGAGGCAACGTGGCGGCTGCCAGCGATTTGTTCGGTATCGCGCAACGTGAACATCATATTGCCGCTCCGGCCGGGATTGCGATAAAACTTCTCGGTGTTGTAGCTGCCTCTCCCGGCAGGCAAGGGTATGCGATCATGCAGCTCGATTCAAAGGAGATGCTCGCGGTGCTCGAAGGGGAGGACATCGCTCCCGGTGTGCGGCTCGCGGAGGTGCATCCAAATCATATTATTTTGGAACGCAATGGATTGCGCGAAACACTTGTGTGGCCGGGGAAAAATTCATCCACGGATTCCCCCATGTCGTCGGAAACCCGTTCCCCTGCGGAATCCTTCACTCCACAAATTAACGAATGA
- the gspG gene encoding type II secretion system major pseudopilin GspG, translating into MTDRRKQLGFTLLEVMVVVVILGILAVMVVPKIISRPDEARIIAAKQDVASLMQMLKLYRLDNQRYPKTEQGLQALVTKPAVPPIPPNWKTGGYVERLPKDPWGNPYQYLNPGVHGEIDVFSFGADGVSGGEGNDADIGSWNL; encoded by the coding sequence ATGACAGATAGGCGTAAGCAGCTGGGTTTCACCTTGCTTGAGGTGATGGTGGTGGTTGTCATCCTGGGAATTCTCGCCGTGATGGTGGTGCCAAAAATCATCAGCCGGCCGGATGAAGCGCGGATAATCGCCGCGAAGCAGGATGTTGCCAGCCTGATGCAGATGCTCAAGCTTTACCGTCTCGACAATCAGCGCTATCCAAAAACAGAGCAGGGATTGCAGGCACTGGTGACAAAGCCGGCGGTTCCGCCGATTCCACCCAACTGGAAGACGGGAGGTTATGTGGAGCGCCTCCCCAAGGATCCGTGGGGTAATCCCTACCAGTACCTGAACCCCGGCGTACACGGAGAAATTGATGTTTTCAGTTTTGGCGCGGATGGCGTCTCGGGCGGCGAAGGCAACGACGCCGATATCGGCTCCTGGAATCTCTAA
- a CDS encoding GspH/FimT family pseudopilin, protein MITAITGKRNRGFTLIEVLVTLVIMGLFVGLVTVIIRPDERALLRVEAERLAQLLDLAGVEARISGRPIAWTGDGPGYRFWRYRENTGWLEIRGDELLRARTLPQGMTIAGLLIETMRARDAMRLEFSPQGSTMAYAIKLAFGAEYYTVAGSPVGDVHVLPGQDMANGKNAPQ, encoded by the coding sequence GTGATCACCGCGATCACAGGGAAGAGAAACCGGGGCTTCACACTTATCGAGGTACTGGTCACGCTGGTGATCATGGGTCTTTTTGTCGGACTGGTCACCGTCATCATACGGCCGGATGAGCGCGCGCTGCTTCGCGTCGAGGCGGAGCGGCTGGCACAGCTTCTCGATCTTGCCGGCGTCGAAGCGCGCATCTCGGGCAGGCCCATCGCATGGACTGGTGACGGCCCGGGCTATCGGTTCTGGCGGTATCGCGAGAATACCGGATGGCTGGAAATTCGCGGTGATGAGTTGTTGCGTGCGCGAACACTGCCGCAAGGAATGACGATTGCCGGTCTGCTGATTGAAACCATGCGCGCCCGGGATGCCATGCGGCTGGAATTCAGTCCTCAGGGTTCAACGATGGCTTATGCCATAAAGCTGGCGTTTGGCGCGGAGTATTACACCGTGGCCGGCTCCCCGGTCGGGGATGTGCATGTGTTGCCGGGACAAGACATGGCAAATGGCAAGAATGCGCCGCAATAG
- the gspI gene encoding type II secretion system minor pseudopilin GspI, with translation MARMRRNSAGFTLIEVLAALAIIAVALMAALRATGQGTSNVGELRSRLFASWVAENLLAEQRARGEWLPSGTYQGTARQGNTHFIWREEISETSNPAFRRVNILVFAVPQESYVLAQLRGFLVQPPATVQ, from the coding sequence ATGGCAAGAATGCGCCGCAATAGCGCCGGATTCACATTGATCGAAGTGCTGGCCGCGCTGGCGATTATCGCGGTTGCGCTCATGGCGGCCCTGCGCGCTACGGGACAGGGTACGAGCAATGTCGGCGAATTGCGTTCCCGCCTGTTCGCCAGTTGGGTCGCGGAAAATCTGCTGGCTGAGCAACGTGCGCGGGGCGAATGGCTGCCATCGGGGACCTATCAGGGTACGGCCCGTCAGGGAAATACCCATTTCATCTGGCGTGAGGAGATCAGTGAGACGTCCAACCCCGCCTTTCGCCGGGTCAATATCCTCGTATTCGCGGTTCCCCAGGAATCCTACGTGCTTGCACAGCTTAGGGGGTTTCTGGTGCAGCCGCCGGCAACCGTTCAATGA
- the gspJ gene encoding type II secretion system minor pseudopilin GspJ: MKSISGAMSHGFTLIELLTALIILSLLALMSYRGLGAVLDAREYVRHETEKWRRVTSFFTRFERDMQLAAPRPVRVASGTVPAWNGKLQATPEGGSSPHLEFSRFASADGMDTARRIGYVLNEKQEIELWLWPGLDVAPGVQPERYPVLTGVTTLELQYLNADRLWMSIWPDMLAGSPIAAISSIPEAVRVRIMLASGEKIERIFR, from the coding sequence ATGAAATCCATTTCCGGCGCGATGTCCCATGGGTTTACATTGATCGAACTGCTGACCGCATTGATTATCCTCTCCCTGCTGGCGCTGATGTCGTATCGCGGACTGGGTGCGGTGCTCGATGCGCGGGAATATGTCCGGCACGAGACCGAAAAATGGCGGCGTGTAACATCTTTCTTCACGCGCTTTGAGCGTGACATGCAACTTGCGGCACCACGCCCGGTAAGGGTTGCGTCCGGTACCGTGCCGGCGTGGAATGGGAAGCTTCAGGCAACACCTGAAGGCGGATCATCGCCACATCTGGAGTTCAGCCGTTTTGCCTCGGCTGATGGCATGGATACCGCGCGGCGGATTGGCTACGTGCTTAACGAAAAACAGGAAATCGAGCTTTGGCTGTGGCCCGGTCTCGATGTCGCACCCGGCGTGCAACCGGAGCGGTATCCCGTATTGACGGGAGTTACCACACTCGAATTACAATATCTTAATGCTGATCGACTATGGATGAGTATCTGGCCGGATATGTTGGCGGGTTCGCCGATTGCCGCGATTTCTTCGATTCCCGAGGCAGTGCGCGTGCGTATCATGCTGGCCTCGGGCGAGAAAATCGAGCGCATTTTCCGCTGA
- the gspK gene encoding type II secretion system minor pseudopilin GspK, translating into MRAAQRGVAVVLAMGVVALAAIAATAIIVPQSIWVRQNQLTNEHVQAQVMVQAGVDWIRAVLSDDRRVSNVDHLGEAWALRMPVMPIEKGELAGHIDDQQGMFNLNNLVQEGKVSATHLPRFKRLLALLNLPGTLADALVDWMDADSAPQLQGGAEDEYYLGLNPPYLASNRPLTDVAELALVRGFDSPTRARLRPFVTALPRFTSINVNTAPPEVLAATIEGLGINGARMLVEQRQRAYFRDNADFLNRLPQGAVAEDSDVSISSDYFMATLRVTIGEAQARAMVLLARVDAGWPIIIWRKYL; encoded by the coding sequence ATGAGAGCGGCGCAACGCGGTGTGGCCGTTGTACTTGCCATGGGGGTCGTTGCGCTTGCCGCGATAGCGGCGACCGCGATTATCGTCCCGCAGAGTATCTGGGTGCGGCAGAATCAACTCACGAACGAACATGTCCAGGCACAAGTCATGGTGCAAGCCGGGGTGGACTGGATTCGCGCCGTATTGAGCGATGACCGCCGCGTGAGCAATGTTGACCATCTGGGGGAGGCATGGGCCTTGCGAATGCCTGTGATGCCCATCGAGAAAGGCGAGCTTGCCGGCCATATTGATGACCAGCAGGGCATGTTCAATCTCAATAATCTGGTACAGGAGGGAAAAGTCAGCGCCACGCACCTCCCCCGCTTCAAACGCCTGCTGGCGCTTTTGAATTTGCCAGGCACGCTCGCCGATGCGCTTGTCGACTGGATGGACGCGGACAGCGCGCCACAGCTGCAAGGGGGCGCGGAAGATGAATACTACCTTGGGCTGAATCCACCTTACCTTGCTTCCAACCGGCCGCTGACCGATGTGGCTGAACTTGCGCTGGTCCGTGGTTTTGACAGCCCGACACGCGCACGTCTGCGCCCGTTTGTAACGGCACTGCCGCGCTTTACCAGCATCAATGTGAATACCGCACCGCCGGAGGTTCTGGCCGCCACGATAGAAGGCCTGGGGATCAACGGTGCGCGCATGCTGGTCGAGCAGCGCCAGCGCGCCTATTTTCGCGATAATGCCGATTTTCTTAACCGGCTTCCCCAGGGTGCGGTGGCGGAGGATAGCGATGTCAGCATAAGCAGCGATTATTTCATGGCGACGCTGCGCGTAACGATAGGCGAGGCGCAGGCCCGAGCCATGGTATTGCTTGCCCGTGTGGATGCCGGATGGCCCATCATCATCTGGCGCAAATACTTATGA
- the gspL gene encoding type II secretion system protein GspL — MSLLKIHCRLPDESLQCDWVCIDEDRGPITGAGPLEGQLADLLQCASHGRVRRVQLIIPAAQVLLTRVRLPPAAKRRANAILAFAIEEEMLREPDASQVSWVGSTGDDDVLAVVDRKQLQYWLDALGAAGMRVDEMHCETLLLPWIAGEWSLAWDGREGFVRTSEFEGAATDCGNRASPPLSLQLMLEEAEARGAKPISIALYTVAPAGESAGEPMLTPDTAAWQKELGVSIRFGGGWDWRKGLTDASVNLLREHKRGRVFSGLMSRLRPAAWIAGGALALHAIALAADWTLLASEQRVLRQQMESRFRAIFPDAVAVVDPALQMRRKLAETRHAAGVPDSGDFLPMIEMVAMGLKESAPGSLRTVTYENERMTLELAAMDEAAVRRIAARLRETGLSVDVSPAPAEAGTGVVVIHLRAS; from the coding sequence ATGAGTCTGCTTAAAATTCATTGCCGGCTACCGGATGAATCGCTCCAATGTGATTGGGTCTGCATTGACGAGGATCGCGGGCCCATCACCGGTGCGGGTCCGCTCGAGGGACAGCTTGCCGATCTGCTGCAATGCGCCAGCCATGGGCGCGTCAGGCGCGTGCAGTTGATCATACCCGCCGCCCAGGTCTTGCTTACGCGTGTCCGTTTACCCCCCGCGGCCAAGCGTCGTGCAAATGCCATACTTGCCTTTGCGATTGAAGAGGAAATGTTGCGCGAGCCGGACGCCAGCCAGGTAAGCTGGGTCGGTTCCACCGGAGATGACGACGTACTTGCGGTTGTCGACAGGAAACAGCTGCAATACTGGCTCGATGCGCTTGGGGCGGCGGGTATGCGGGTTGATGAGATGCACTGTGAAACACTGTTGTTGCCGTGGATAGCGGGTGAATGGAGTCTCGCCTGGGATGGCCGCGAAGGATTTGTGCGCACCAGCGAGTTCGAAGGTGCGGCGACCGATTGCGGTAACCGGGCGTCGCCCCCGCTGTCCCTGCAGCTCATGCTGGAAGAAGCGGAAGCGCGTGGAGCCAAGCCCATATCCATCGCCCTCTATACGGTGGCGCCAGCGGGCGAATCGGCTGGAGAGCCGATGCTGACGCCTGATACCGCTGCCTGGCAGAAAGAACTTGGCGTCTCCATCCGCTTCGGGGGAGGGTGGGACTGGCGGAAGGGACTCACAGATGCCAGCGTCAACCTGTTGAGGGAGCACAAGCGCGGGCGCGTTTTTTCCGGATTGATGTCGCGTCTGCGGCCGGCGGCCTGGATAGCAGGGGGTGCGCTGGCACTTCATGCCATTGCGCTTGCCGCCGACTGGACATTGCTTGCCAGCGAACAGCGGGTATTGCGTCAGCAAATGGAGTCGCGGTTTCGTGCCATCTTTCCCGACGCGGTCGCCGTGGTGGACCCGGCTCTGCAAATGCGCCGTAAACTCGCCGAGACCCGTCATGCCGCCGGCGTACCCGATAGCGGCGATTTCCTGCCGATGATCGAAATGGTGGCGATGGGGCTGAAGGAATCGGCTCCGGGCAGCCTGCGCACCGTCACCTACGAGAATGAGCGGATGACGCTGGAGCTTGCTGCCATGGACGAAGCGGCGGTGCGCCGGATTGCCGCACGCTTGCGGGAAACCGGCTTGAGCGTGGATGTTTCCCCCGCTCCCGCCGAAGCAGGGACCGGCGTCGTTGTCATCCACCTGAGGGCATCATGA
- a CDS encoding type II secretion system protein M: MRARVLGLWESRAPRERVFIAVLVVFLGITLYLWLIMEADRARTQLRASVPLLRAQSVRLQQQASEHESLRAAPPLAASTDDLRTLMQTEINTAGLSHALVSIDAADTNQVQVVFSAVPFADWLNWVAAMQSRQIRFDGGRIEALPEPGRVNATGTFMRITVH, translated from the coding sequence ATGAGAGCACGAGTTCTTGGGCTCTGGGAATCGCGGGCACCGCGTGAGCGCGTATTCATCGCAGTTCTGGTCGTTTTTTTGGGTATAACCCTGTATCTATGGCTGATAATGGAAGCAGACCGGGCACGTACCCAGTTGCGTGCAAGCGTTCCGCTGCTTCGGGCACAGTCGGTTCGCCTCCAACAACAGGCATCCGAACATGAGAGCCTGCGGGCCGCGCCACCTCTGGCAGCATCAACCGATGACCTGCGCACGCTGATGCAAACCGAGATTAATACTGCGGGGTTATCCCATGCACTGGTCAGCATTGACGCGGCGGACACCAATCAGGTTCAGGTAGTGTTCAGCGCGGTGCCATTCGCAGACTGGCTTAACTGGGTTGCGGCAATGCAATCCCGGCAAATACGCTTCGATGGCGGACGGATCGAGGCCCTGCCGGAACCAGGCAGGGTGAATGCGACAGGAACATTCATGCGCATCACCGTGCATTAG